From one Thunnus maccoyii chromosome 6, fThuMac1.1, whole genome shotgun sequence genomic stretch:
- the LOC121898841 gene encoding post-GPI attachment to proteins factor 2-like translates to MLQSSNILGHERPVVIRLSFTTFVLGTVCLPLLGLITCVFISSVFHFDDSTGTHCQVPNYLPSISASISLSPECHIWRFCIGLHSAPRFLVAVTYFKFYKTRFASRSLESSLSCLNLAFSISENLGLLLLTYVSSNETYFVHKEGFVLFIVSSIIYMLITCRLWKAIKRYSLSPEDAKSHHWKVRFLLLNVSFCAFAGFFYWKHNMYCESGSYTLFALFEYLVVFSNMAFHLTAVWDFKSREVMVISFSEDKVF, encoded by the exons ATGCTACAAAGCTCAAATATCTTGGGGCATGAGAGGCCCGTGGTCATCAGGTTATCATTCACCACCTTTGTTCTGGGTACTGTGTGCCTACCGCTACTTGGGCTGATAACTTGTGTCTTCATATcctcagtttttcattttgatgacTCTACTGGTACACATTGTCAG GTTCCTAATTACCTGCCATCTATCAGTGCCTCAATAAGTCTAAGTCCTGAGTGCCACATATGGCGGTTCTGCATTGGCCTGCACTCAGCACCGAGGTTCCTGGTGGCAGTTACCTACTTTAAATTTTACAAGACTCGTTTTGCCTCGAGGTCCCTTGAGAGTTCACTCAGCTGCTTGAACCTGGCCTTTTCTATTTCTGAGAACCTTGGCCTCTTGCTCCTCACATATGTGTCATCCAATGAAACATACT TTGTCCATAAGGAGGGCTTTGTCTTGTTCATTGTCAGCTCCATTATCTACATGCTAATAACCTGTCGTTTATGGAAAGCTATTAAGAGGTATTCATTAAGTCCTGAG GATGCTAAATCTCACCATTGGAAAGTACGTTTCTTACTTCTCAACGTCTCCTTCTGTGCTTTCGCTGGATTCTTTTATTGGAAACACAATATGTACTGTGAATCAGGGA GTTATACATTGTTTGCCCTGTTTGAGTATCTAGTGGTCTTCTCCAATATGGCCTTCCATCTCACAGCAGTATGGGACTTTAAGAGCCGGGAGGTCATGGTGATTTCATTCTCTGAGGACAAAGTCTTCTGA
- the chrna10a gene encoding neuronal acetylcholine receptor subunit alpha-10a isoform X1: MCFFCFLFFLVNENCLAQSSSNGRWVEITCFSKMKRWGMQTLFRLLLCASILPTCWCAHGKYAQKLLKDLFTNYTSALRPVEDTNIILNVTLQVTLSQIIDMDERNQILTAYLWIRQVWVDAHLRWNKDDYDGLDTIRIPSSYVWRPDIVLYNNADDHFTGPMDTNVVIRHDGQIIWDSPAITKSSCKVDVSFFPFDAQQCRFTYGSWTYNGNQLDIQNAMDSADLADLVENVEWEVLGMPAKRNIILYGCCADPYPDVTYTLKLKRRASFYVFNLLIPCVMISFLAPLGFYLPADSGEKVSLGVTVMLALTVFQLLVAEIMPPSENVPLIGKYYIATMTMITASTALTIFIMNIHHCGPDAKPVPKWAKKVILQYMARMCFVYEVGENCLSPQPEKQEPPLVKNTNCTMNGQAGPGREDCVFKMERGQETVGSMAAEEREDMDQMMSPMGSIGKNPTNHYSSWKNGIFMSMDCVDSGGPRRCRKGGVSDGERKDREVSCNTQSNESPLLRNIEYIANCYRDQRATQKRTGEWKKVAKVLDRFFMWIFFIMVFLMSLLIMGKAI, encoded by the exons atgtgttttttttgttttttgttttttctagtAAATGAAAATTGTTTGGCACAGAGCAGCTCAAATGGTCGTTGGGTCGAGATAACCTGTTTCAGCAAGATGAAACGATGGGGAATGCAAACTTTATTTCGGTTGCTTCTTTGTGCCAGTATTTTGCCAA CCTGTTGGTGTGCTCATGGCAAATATGCTCAGAAGCTCCTGAAGGATTTATTCACCAACTATACTAGTGCGCTGAGGCCCGTGGAGGACACAAACATCATACTGAATGTGACCCTGCAGGTTACACTGTCACAAATTATCGACATG GATGAAAGAAACCAAATTTTGACTGCTTATTTATGGATACGGCAAGTGTGGGTTGATGCACACCTCAGATGGAATAAAGATGATTACGATGGACTTGATACCATCCGCATACCTAGTAGTTATGTATGGAGACCTGATATAGTCCTATATAACAA tgCTGATGATCATTTCACTGGCCCTATGGACACCAATGTGGTGATCCGACATGACGGCCAGATAATTTGGGATTCCCCAGCTATCACCAAGAGCTCTTGCAAAGTGGACGTGTCCTTCTTTCCTTTTGATGCTCAGCAATGCAGGTTCACCTACGGCTCCTGGACCTACAACGGAAACCAGCTGGATATCCAGAACGCCATGGATAGTGCTGACCTGGCTGACCTGGTGGAAAATGTTGAATGGGAGGTGCTGGGTATGCCAGCTAAGAGGAACATTATTCTGTATGGCTGCTGTGCTGACCCTTACCCTGATGTGACCTACACACTGAAACTGAAGAGAAGGGCTTCCTTCTATGTCTTCAACTTGCTAATACCATGTGTGATGATCTCATTCCTGGCTCCATTGGGCTTCTACCTGCCTGCTGACTCTGGAGAGAAGGTGTCTTTGGGTGTTACCGTAATGCTGGCGCTCACTGTCTTTCAGCTGTTGGTTGCAGAGATCATGCCACCCTCTGAGAATGTACCACTTATTG GAAAATATTACATTGCAACCATGACCATGATCACAGCCTCCACTGCCCTGACCATCTTCATCATGAACATACACCACTGCGGCCCAGATGCCAAGCCTGTTCCCAAGTGGGCCAAGAAGGTCATTCTGCAGTACATGGCCAGAATGTGCTTTGTTTATGAAGTTGGGGAGAACTGCTTGTCACCACAGCCTGAGAAACAGGAACCTCCACTCGTGAAGAACACCAACTGTACCATGAATGGCCAGGCAGGACCAGGCAGAGAGGACTGTGTCTTCAAAAtggagagaggacaggagacaGTGGGCTCCATGGctgcagaagagagagaggacatgGACCAGATGATGAGTCCAATGGGCTCAATTGGGAAGAACCCTACCAACCACTACAGCAGTTGGAAGAATGGCATTTTCATGAGCATGGACTGTGTAGATTCAGGGGGTCCGAGGAGATGCAGGAAGGGAGGTGtgagtgatggagagagaaaagacagagaggttTCCTGCAACACTCAAAGCAATGAGAGTCCGCTGCTGCGTAACATTGAGTACATAGCCAACTGTTACAGAGATCAGAGGGCCACACAGAAGAGGACTGGGGAGTGGAAGAAGGTAGCCAAAGTTTTAGACCGCTTCTTCATGTGGATATTTTTCATAATGGTGTTTTTAATGAGCCTTCTGATCATGGGCAAAGCCATCTAA
- the chrna10a gene encoding neuronal acetylcholine receptor subunit alpha-10a isoform X2 encodes MDTNVVIRHDGQIIWDSPAITKSSCKVDVSFFPFDAQQCRFTYGSWTYNGNQLDIQNAMDSADLADLVENVEWEVLGMPAKRNIILYGCCADPYPDVTYTLKLKRRASFYVFNLLIPCVMISFLAPLGFYLPADSGEKVSLGVTVMLALTVFQLLVAEIMPPSENVPLIGKYYIATMTMITASTALTIFIMNIHHCGPDAKPVPKWAKKVILQYMARMCFVYEVGENCLSPQPEKQEPPLVKNTNCTMNGQAGPGREDCVFKMERGQETVGSMAAEEREDMDQMMSPMGSIGKNPTNHYSSWKNGIFMSMDCVDSGGPRRCRKGGVSDGERKDREVSCNTQSNESPLLRNIEYIANCYRDQRATQKRTGEWKKVAKVLDRFFMWIFFIMVFLMSLLIMGKAI; translated from the exons ATGGACACCAATGTGGTGATCCGACATGACGGCCAGATAATTTGGGATTCCCCAGCTATCACCAAGAGCTCTTGCAAAGTGGACGTGTCCTTCTTTCCTTTTGATGCTCAGCAATGCAGGTTCACCTACGGCTCCTGGACCTACAACGGAAACCAGCTGGATATCCAGAACGCCATGGATAGTGCTGACCTGGCTGACCTGGTGGAAAATGTTGAATGGGAGGTGCTGGGTATGCCAGCTAAGAGGAACATTATTCTGTATGGCTGCTGTGCTGACCCTTACCCTGATGTGACCTACACACTGAAACTGAAGAGAAGGGCTTCCTTCTATGTCTTCAACTTGCTAATACCATGTGTGATGATCTCATTCCTGGCTCCATTGGGCTTCTACCTGCCTGCTGACTCTGGAGAGAAGGTGTCTTTGGGTGTTACCGTAATGCTGGCGCTCACTGTCTTTCAGCTGTTGGTTGCAGAGATCATGCCACCCTCTGAGAATGTACCACTTATTG GAAAATATTACATTGCAACCATGACCATGATCACAGCCTCCACTGCCCTGACCATCTTCATCATGAACATACACCACTGCGGCCCAGATGCCAAGCCTGTTCCCAAGTGGGCCAAGAAGGTCATTCTGCAGTACATGGCCAGAATGTGCTTTGTTTATGAAGTTGGGGAGAACTGCTTGTCACCACAGCCTGAGAAACAGGAACCTCCACTCGTGAAGAACACCAACTGTACCATGAATGGCCAGGCAGGACCAGGCAGAGAGGACTGTGTCTTCAAAAtggagagaggacaggagacaGTGGGCTCCATGGctgcagaagagagagaggacatgGACCAGATGATGAGTCCAATGGGCTCAATTGGGAAGAACCCTACCAACCACTACAGCAGTTGGAAGAATGGCATTTTCATGAGCATGGACTGTGTAGATTCAGGGGGTCCGAGGAGATGCAGGAAGGGAGGTGtgagtgatggagagagaaaagacagagaggttTCCTGCAACACTCAAAGCAATGAGAGTCCGCTGCTGCGTAACATTGAGTACATAGCCAACTGTTACAGAGATCAGAGGGCCACACAGAAGAGGACTGGGGAGTGGAAGAAGGTAGCCAAAGTTTTAGACCGCTTCTTCATGTGGATATTTTTCATAATGGTGTTTTTAATGAGCCTTCTGATCATGGGCAAAGCCATCTAA
- the LOC121899126 gene encoding olfactory receptor 52N5-like produces the protein MESNMSMSSDILEIQGFNISPKFTYPLFFLLLFVYSSLLFSNIGVLLVIITEKSLHQPMYILFCNLSVNDLIGNTVLLPQLMAHIISTERFITYNQCVAQAFHSHTFGSASHMILTIMAIDRYVAICHPLRYSSIMTTRAVFGLSAAAWGLSLALVSVLIGLTVRLSRCRSLIQNAYCDNASLFKLSCEDVSINNIYGLFFTVLLFSCSMGSIAVTYFRIALICWIKKNKELNNRALQTCASHLVLYLIMLWSGFLTIILHRFPDHPDLRKIAYILFHVVPANLNPVIYGMQTRSLRAKIIQILHREVTPA, from the coding sequence ATGGAAAGCAACATGTCAATGTCAAGTGATATCCTAGAGATCCAAGGCTTTAACATATCTCCAAAGTTTACATACCCTCTGTTTTTcttactgctgtttgtttactctTCCCTGCTTTTTTCCAACATTGGAGTTCTATTGGTTATCATCACTGAGAAGAGTTTGCACCAGCCAATGTACATTCTCTTTTGTAACCTGTCTGTCAATGATCTAATAGGTAACACAGTCCTACTGCCACAGCTGATGGCTCACATCATTTCAACTGAACGGTTTATCACATACAACCAGTGTGTTGCTCAAGCCTTTCACAGCCACACATTCGGATCAGCTTCACATATGATTCTCACCATTATGGCAATTGACAGATATGTAGCAATATGTCACCCTTTGAGGTACAGCTCAATTATGACCACCAGAGCTGTGTTTGGGCTGTCTGCAGCTGCATGGGGGCTGTCACTAGCGCTTGTGTCTGTTTTAATAGGACTCACTGTAAGGCTGTCCCGTTGTAGATCGCTTATACAAAATGCTTATTGTGACAATGCATCATTGTTCAAGCTATCTTGTGAGGATGTGTCCATCAACAATATCTATGGACTCTTTTtcactgtgctgctgtttaGTTGCTCAATGGGAAGCATAGCTGTCACCTATTTCAGAATAGCTCTCATCTGCTGgatcaagaaaaacaaagagttgAATAACAGAGCACTGCAAACCTGTGCGAGCCACCTTGTTCTTTATCTTATTATGCTTTGGTCAGGTTTTTTAACCATCATATTGCACCGTTTCCCAGATCACCCAGATTTAAGGAAGATtgcatacattttatttcatgttgttcCTGCTAATTTGAATCCAGTCATTTATGGAATGCAAACAAGGTCATTACGAGCTAAAATTATCCAGATACTTCATAGAGAAGTGACACCAGCCTAA
- the LOC121898989 gene encoding olfactory receptor 52B2-like yields the protein MENKSFGFSFELTLDPFVIPPGGKYPVFFFGIAIYCFGIFCNLTLLTLIILKRNLHKPMYFILFNLPLNDLIGITAMLPKVLSDIVTETNKVYYPLCVLQAFLLHMYGGGILFILAAMSFDRYVAICMPLRYSSIMTPRGVTCIICLVWGLDFVLIVSLFSLQTRLPRCKSVIMNVFCDNPSLLKLTCGNTTVNNIIGLFNTAVMQAVSVSVQAFSYVKILITCVVTRRSDAKTKAINTCVAQLVILIIFEVAGTFTILSHRFKNVSTDLQKIMGMLIFLVPPLLNPIVYGLYTHEIRSTFLKVLKNRATI from the coding sequence atggaaaacaaatctTTTGGGTTCAGCTTTGAATTAACCCTGGACCCATTTGTTATTCCACCTGGAGGAAAGTATCCTGTATTCTTTTTTGGTATTGCAATTtattgttttggcattttttgcaACCTGACCTTACTGACGTTGATCATTCTAAAGAGGAACCTTCATAAACCCATGTATTTCATCCTGTTTAATCTTCCTCTGAATGATCTGATAGGCATAACTGCAATGCTACCAAAAGTGCTTTCAGACATTGTAACCGAAACTAATAAGGTTTACTatcctctctgtgttttacaAGCATTCTTACTCCATATGTATGGTGGTGGTATTCTGTTTATCCTGGCAGCAATGTCTTTTGATCGTTATGTTGCCATCTGTATGCCATTACGCTACAGCTCCATTATGACACCCAGAGGTGTTACTTGTATTATCTGTCTAGTTTGGGGTCTTGACTTTGTCTTGATTGTATCACTGTTCTCTTTGCAGACAAGGCTTCCCAGGTGCAAATCTGTTATTATGAATGTCTTCTGTGATAACCCATCTCTTCTGAAACTCACATGTGGGAACACAACTGTTAATAATATCATAGGATTATTTAACACAGCTGTCATGCAAGCTGTAAGTGTGTCTGTTCAGGCATTCTCTTATGTTAAGATTCTGATCACATGTGTGGTCACAAGGAGGTCTGATGCAAAGACAAAAGCTATCAACACGTGTGTTGCACAGCTGGTTATATTGATCATATTTGAGGTTGCGGGAACTTTCACAATTTTATCTCACAggttcaaaaatgtttcaactgaCCTGCAAAAGATAATGGGCATGCTAATATTTCTTGTACCCCCACTTCTGAATCCAATTGTATATGGGCTGTATACTCATGAAATACGAAGCACTTTCCTTAAAGTCTTGAAAAATAGAGCAACCATTTAA